Proteins encoded in a region of the Misgurnus anguillicaudatus chromosome 9, ASM2758022v2, whole genome shotgun sequence genome:
- the ccng2 gene encoding cyclin-G2, with protein sequence MDAFKLMKELKANLEQEVYYLPKETGLSLIESTQENSNGVSAKCRDARVEDLWSLTSFFGYSAQTFVLAVNLLDRFLAMMKVQPKYLACISLSCLQIAARATEEECDVSSSHELIRISQCKFTVSDLSRMEKIISEKLNFQFKAVTALTFLHLYHAIALSHTSGRKNVLNLDKLEAELKACLCRIVFSKAKPSVLALSLLMQEIDALKSSDLLEIAHRIQRHLKISQADLAHWRGLVDQCMKQYSSPECAKPDHRKLVWIVSRRTAQNLHSSYCSIPELPTIPEGVWDESESEDSSEDLSSGEESLSSSLGSDAEGPYFPPHFRSQRHRL encoded by the exons ATGGATGCCTTTAAACTAATGAAGGAGCTGAAGGCGAATTTGGAGCAGGAGGTGTATTATTTGCCAAAGGAAACGGGACTGAGTTTGATCGAGTCCACCCAAGAG AATAGTAATGGAGTTTCAGCCAAATGTCGAGATGCCCGGGTGGAGGATCTCTGGAGCTTGACCAGTTTTTTTGGTTACAGCGCTCAGACCTTTGTGCTGGCCGTTAACCTGCTGGATAGGTTTCTAGCCATGATGAAG GTTCAACCAAAGTATTTGGCATGCATCAGCCTAAGCTGCCTCCAGATCGCCGCCCGGGCGACCGAAGAAGAGTGCGATGTTTCGTCCAGCCACGAGCTCATTCGCATCAGCCAGTGCAAATTTACCGTCTCAGACCTCAGCCGTATGGAGAAGATCATTTCAGAGAAACTCAACTTCCAGTTCAAAGCCGTCACAGCCTTAACCTTCCTGCATTTATACCATGCCATCGCACTTTCGCACACCTCCGGCAG GAAAAATGTCCTCAACCTCGACAAACTAGAAGCGGAGTTAAAAGCCTGCTTGTGCAGAATTGTCTTCTCCAAAGCTAAA CCTTCGGTGCTTGCCTTATCTCTGCTGATGCAGGAGATCGATGCCTTAAAGTCATCAGACCTCCTAGAGATCGCCCATCGCATACAGAGACATCTGAAG ATCTCTCAGGCTGACCTGGCGCACTGGCGAGGTCTGGTAGATCAGTGTATGAAGCAGTATTCCTCTCCAGAATGTGCCAAACCTGACCACAGGAAACTGGTTTGGATCGTATCGCGGAGAACGGCGCAGAATTTGCACAGCAGCTACTGCAGTATTCCCGAGCTACCCACCATCCCGGAGGGCGTCTGGGACGAGAGCGAAAG TGAGGACTCGAGTGAAGACTTAAGTTCTGGAGAAGAGTCTCTCAGCAGTTCCTTGGGAAGTGACGCGGAAGGACCCTACTTCCCTCCTCATTTCCGCTCCCAGCGACACAGACTGTAA